Proteins from a single region of Burkholderiales bacterium:
- the hrpA gene encoding ATP-dependent RNA helicase HrpA, producing the protein MTAHPTDARALAARLDDTFAADAARLAARIGEAKARRAGADTWRKLAADVERAVARKAARVATRPTLAFPPDLPVSQRAEDIAAAIRAHPVVIVCGETGSGKTTQLPKICIAAGRGERGLIGHTQPRRLAARAVAARVAQELGSPVGGAVGYKVRFADRTSPDAWVKLMTDGILLAETRGDRSLLAYDTIIVDEAHERSLNIDFLLGYLKQLLARRPDLKVVITSATLDAERFARHFGTDADHPAPVIEVSGRLYPVEVRYRAVGGDPDDESTDDEGDIEEAIVDAAGDLWREGPGDILAFLPGEREIRETAELLRADLRRRPWGTAAEILPLYARLSPEEQQRAFAPSNGRRIVLATNVAETSLTVPGIRYVIDTGLARVKRYAPRNKTTLLRIEKIARANADQRAGRCGRVQDGICVRLYAQDDYDARPRFAEPEILRSSLASVILQMAALDLGPVDAFPFVEPPLPRAIADGYQLLSDLGAVDETRALTAVGRELAKLPLDPRIGRIVLEARTRGSLPEALVIASALSVPDPRERPLDKSQAADQAHLRFRDERSDFLSLVNLWQVFDALAGEKLSHRRQVERCRAMFVNHLRMREWRDVHRELVRTLEEGGWTWKPEFPATIDAVRYRAIHESLLAGLLSNIGLRDGEPGGGARHEAPGRRAPAESYSGPRGLRFHLHPGSGLAKKGGRFILAAELVETTRLYARCAARVEPEWIEAAAGERVTREQFDPSWDAKRGEVVARERVSFQGLTLVASRPVSLTALDPSRAHEVFIREALVPGDLATRGAFLAHNRRLVAEVADLEHKARRQDVLVDEDALAAFYAERVPADVSTTAAFERWRVAAEARDPRLLFMTREILMRHAANDVTAELFPEHLEFAGTNYPVKYRFSPGHPLDGLTLTVPLARLNQLDPGALGWLVPGMLREKVLWYLKALPKGLRNRLVPLPPAVTAFLEQAYSGATSLPEAIRGWLGRKLGESPAPDVWDDMVLPAHLAMNIVVVDASGAELGSGRDLAELRSRLGEAAKASFAADGPAYGKRGLTRWDFGDLPDTLTIERRGGKLVAFPSLVDEGTSVALALADTREAAQASTRAGVVRLIRLALREAMARYEKGGPGFAQAALALKPAVPTDRLLSDLLDLVADRAFLADDPLPRDARSFDEQVKRARTRLPAVADGAFRLLGTIAASYHALGTTLAGAPPALARLASDLRAQRDELVRPGFCVATGWAQLQHVPRYLEAIGRRWSKAKERPDREARHGPQVADWVRRWSERRDRDRTAGRVDPALDEFRWLLEELKVSLFAQELKTPYPVSLKRVEKAWAALGGR; encoded by the coding sequence ATGACCGCCCACCCCACCGACGCCCGCGCGCTCGCCGCGCGGCTCGACGACACGTTCGCCGCCGACGCCGCGCGACTCGCCGCGCGCATCGGTGAGGCCAAGGCGCGTCGGGCGGGCGCCGACACGTGGCGGAAGCTCGCCGCCGACGTGGAGCGCGCCGTCGCGCGCAAGGCCGCGCGCGTCGCGACCCGTCCGACGCTCGCGTTCCCGCCCGACCTGCCGGTGTCGCAGCGCGCCGAGGACATCGCGGCCGCGATCCGCGCTCACCCGGTCGTGATCGTCTGCGGCGAGACCGGCTCGGGCAAGACGACCCAGCTTCCGAAGATCTGCATCGCCGCCGGGCGCGGCGAGCGCGGACTCATCGGCCACACGCAGCCCCGGCGGCTCGCAGCGCGTGCGGTGGCCGCGCGCGTCGCGCAGGAACTCGGCTCGCCCGTCGGGGGCGCGGTCGGCTACAAGGTGCGCTTCGCCGACCGGACCTCGCCCGACGCGTGGGTGAAGCTGATGACCGACGGCATCCTGCTCGCCGAGACGCGCGGTGACCGAAGCCTCCTCGCGTACGACACGATCATCGTCGACGAGGCGCACGAGCGCAGCCTCAACATCGACTTCCTGCTGGGCTATCTGAAGCAGCTCCTCGCGCGCCGCCCGGACCTCAAGGTCGTGATCACCTCGGCGACGCTCGACGCCGAACGCTTTGCGCGCCATTTCGGCACGGACGCCGACCATCCGGCACCGGTCATCGAAGTGTCGGGGCGGCTCTATCCGGTCGAGGTCCGCTACCGCGCCGTCGGTGGCGACCCCGACGACGAGTCGACCGACGATGAGGGCGACATCGAGGAGGCGATCGTCGACGCCGCGGGCGACCTGTGGCGCGAGGGGCCGGGCGACATCCTCGCGTTCCTGCCCGGCGAGCGCGAGATCCGCGAGACGGCGGAGTTGTTGCGCGCCGACCTGCGCCGCCGGCCCTGGGGCACGGCGGCCGAGATCCTGCCGCTCTACGCGCGACTGTCCCCTGAGGAGCAGCAGCGCGCGTTCGCGCCGTCGAACGGTCGGCGCATCGTGCTCGCGACCAACGTCGCGGAGACCTCGCTCACGGTGCCGGGCATCCGCTACGTGATCGACACCGGGCTCGCGCGCGTCAAGCGCTACGCGCCGCGCAACAAGACGACGCTGCTGCGGATCGAGAAGATCGCGCGCGCGAACGCCGACCAGCGCGCCGGCCGCTGCGGCCGCGTGCAGGACGGGATCTGCGTGCGCCTGTATGCGCAGGACGACTACGATGCGCGGCCGCGCTTCGCGGAGCCCGAGATCCTGCGGAGTTCGCTCGCGAGCGTGATCCTGCAGATGGCCGCGCTCGACCTCGGCCCGGTCGACGCGTTCCCGTTCGTCGAGCCGCCGCTCCCCCGCGCGATCGCCGACGGCTACCAGCTCCTCTCCGACCTCGGCGCGGTGGACGAGACGCGCGCTCTGACGGCGGTGGGCCGCGAACTCGCGAAGCTGCCGCTCGACCCGCGCATCGGACGCATCGTGCTCGAGGCGCGCACGCGCGGCTCTCTGCCCGAGGCGCTGGTGATCGCGAGCGCGTTGTCCGTGCCCGACCCGCGCGAGCGCCCGCTCGACAAGTCGCAGGCGGCCGACCAGGCGCATCTGCGCTTCCGCGACGAGCGCTCGGACTTCCTGTCGCTCGTGAACCTGTGGCAGGTGTTCGACGCGCTCGCGGGCGAGAAGCTCTCCCACCGCCGCCAGGTCGAACGCTGCCGCGCGATGTTCGTCAACCACCTGCGGATGCGCGAATGGCGCGACGTCCACCGCGAACTCGTGCGGACGCTCGAGGAAGGCGGCTGGACGTGGAAGCCGGAGTTTCCGGCCACCATCGATGCCGTCCGCTACCGGGCGATCCACGAATCGCTGCTCGCCGGGCTCCTCTCCAACATCGGACTGCGCGACGGCGAGCCCGGCGGCGGGGCGCGGCACGAGGCGCCGGGTCGACGGGCGCCCGCCGAGAGCTACTCCGGCCCGCGCGGGCTGCGCTTCCACCTGCACCCGGGAAGCGGACTCGCGAAGAAGGGCGGGCGTTTCATCCTCGCGGCGGAACTCGTCGAGACGACGCGCCTGTACGCGCGCTGCGCCGCGCGCGTCGAGCCGGAGTGGATCGAAGCGGCGGCGGGCGAGCGTGTGACCCGCGAGCAGTTCGATCCCTCGTGGGACGCGAAACGCGGCGAAGTCGTCGCGCGCGAGCGGGTGTCGTTCCAGGGACTGACGCTCGTCGCTTCGCGGCCGGTGTCGCTCACGGCGCTCGATCCTTCGCGCGCGCACGAGGTGTTCATCCGCGAGGCCCTGGTGCCGGGCGACCTCGCGACGCGCGGCGCGTTCCTCGCGCACAACCGCCGGCTCGTCGCGGAGGTGGCCGATCTCGAGCACAAGGCGCGCCGCCAGGACGTGCTCGTCGACGAAGACGCGCTCGCGGCGTTCTATGCGGAGCGCGTCCCCGCCGACGTGTCGACGACCGCCGCGTTCGAGCGCTGGCGCGTGGCCGCCGAGGCGCGCGATCCGCGGCTCCTGTTCATGACGCGCGAGATCCTGATGCGTCACGCCGCGAACGACGTGACGGCCGAACTCTTTCCGGAACACCTCGAGTTCGCCGGGACGAACTACCCGGTCAAGTACCGCTTCTCTCCCGGCCATCCGCTCGACGGGCTCACGCTCACGGTGCCGCTCGCGCGGTTGAACCAGCTCGACCCCGGCGCGCTCGGCTGGCTCGTGCCCGGCATGCTGCGCGAGAAGGTCCTCTGGTACCTGAAGGCGCTGCCCAAGGGCCTGCGGAACCGGCTCGTCCCTTTGCCGCCGGCGGTGACGGCGTTCCTCGAGCAGGCGTACTCCGGTGCGACCTCGCTGCCGGAGGCGATCCGCGGATGGCTCGGACGAAAACTGGGCGAGTCGCCGGCCCCCGACGTGTGGGACGACATGGTGCTGCCCGCGCACCTCGCCATGAACATCGTCGTCGTCGACGCCTCCGGCGCCGAACTGGGTTCGGGACGCGACCTCGCCGAGCTTCGCTCTCGACTCGGCGAGGCGGCGAAGGCGAGTTTCGCCGCCGACGGACCTGCCTACGGCAAGCGTGGACTCACCCGATGGGACTTCGGCGATCTGCCCGACACACTGACCATCGAGCGCCGGGGCGGGAAGCTCGTCGCGTTCCCCTCGCTCGTCGACGAAGGCACGAGCGTGGCGCTTGCGCTCGCCGACACGCGGGAGGCCGCACAGGCGTCGACGCGTGCGGGTGTCGTGCGCCTCATCCGCCTGGCCCTGCGCGAAGCGATGGCCCGCTACGAGAAGGGCGGGCCGGGGTTCGCGCAGGCTGCCCTCGCACTCAAGCCTGCGGTGCCCACCGACCGGCTGCTCTCCGACCTGCTCGACCTCGTCGCCGACCGCGCGTTCCTCGCCGACGATCCCCTGCCTCGCGACGCACGTTCGTTCGACGAGCAGGTCAAGCGGGCGCGAACCCGACTTCCGGCCGTCGCCGACGGGGCGTTCCGGCTGCTCGGTACGATCGCCGCCTCGTACCACGCGCTCGGCACGACGCTCGCGGGTGCGCCACCTGCGCTGGCGAGGCTCGCCTCCGACCTGCGCGCACAGCGGGACGAACTCGTCCGACCGGGGTTTTGCGTCGCGACCGGATGGGCCCAGCTTCAGCACGTCCCGCGCTACCTGGAGGCCATCGGCCGGCGCTGGTCCAAGGCGAAGGAACGGCCGGACCGCGAGGCGCGCCACGGGCCGCAGGTCGCCGACTGGGTCCGGCGCTGGTCCGAGCGACGCGACCGGGACCGGACGGCCGGTAGGGTGGACCCGGCGCTCGACGAATTTCGCTGGCTTCTGGAGGAACTCAAGGTGTCGCTGTTCGCCCAGGAGCTCAAGACCCCGTATCCGGTGTCGCTGAAACGGGTCGAAAAAGCCTGGGCGGCGCTTGGCGGCCGCTAG